In Aphelocoma coerulescens isolate FSJ_1873_10779 chromosome 23, UR_Acoe_1.0, whole genome shotgun sequence, a genomic segment contains:
- the MTFR1L gene encoding mitochondrial fission regulator 1-like isoform X1: MDAEATIPIWQNKPHGSARSVVRMIGSNLPLKPCPRATFEVLPSVSDLYLNDVPPVPTLADIVWIAADDEETYARVRSDTRPLKHKWKPSPFTVIQRNASVPNLRKQEEKLLALKKPGLPALSRTTELQDELSHLRSQIAKIVAAESASAQMTPDLLSPGSSNASSPVHCFGPSFQSTTSFVISDITEEEAELESPELPSVSVLCSAASESCRPEPKDPDDDDSVSLSKASSFADMMGILKDIHRMKQSKDLNRPSMKEEDPAVLIAEVLRRKFALKDEDLALKEK, from the exons ATGGACGCGGAGGCC ACCATCCCCATCTGGCAGAACAAGCCCCATGGCTCAGCTCGCAGCGTGGTCAGGATGATCGGCTCCAACCTCCCTCTGAAACCCTGTCCCAGGGCCACCTTCGAG GTTCTGCCAAGTGTCTCAGATCTGTATTTGAATGAtgtgccccccgtgcccaccTTGGCTGACATCGTGTGGATCGCAGCGGATGATGAGGAGACCTACGCCAGGGTCAG AAGTGACACTCGCCCGCTGAAGCACAAGTGGAAGCCAAGTCCCTTCACAGTGATCCAGAGAAACGCCTCAGTGCCCAACctgaggaagcaggaggagaagctgCTGGCCCTGAAGAAGCCTGGCTTGCCAGCCCTGAGCCGAACCACAGAGCTCCAGGACGAGCTGAGTCACCTCCGGAGCCAGATCGCAAAGATCGTGGCTGCAGAGTCAG CCTCTGCCCAGATGACCCCAGATCTGTTATCTCCAGGAAGCTCAAATGCCTCTTCTCCTGTACATTGTTTTGGACCCTCTTTCCAGTCCACCACGTCCTTTGTGATCAGCGACATCACGGAGGAGGAGGCCGAGCTGGAGAGCCCCGAGCTGCCCTCGGTGTCCGTGCTCTGCTCCGCCGCCTCCGAGAGCTGCCGGCCGGAGCCGAAGGACCCCGACGACGACGACTCCGTGTCCCTTTCCAAGGCCAGCAGCTTTGCTGACATGATGGGAATTCTCAAAGACATTCATAGgatgaagcagagcaaggacTT GAACCGCCCGTCCATGAAGGAGGAGGACCCGGCCGTGCTCATCGCAGAGGTCCTGAGAAGGAAATTTGCCCTGAAGGATGAAGACCTGGCCCTGAAGGAGAAGTGA
- the PAQR7 gene encoding membrane progestin receptor alpha isoform X2, whose translation MATVVTEKLSRLFINVKQLPQLLGPLAPATLSSSEVPPVFWKPYIHGGYRPVRQTWRYYFSTLFQQHNEAINVWSHLAAALVLLLRFQRLWQRVDFGQDEHARPLLIILAASITYLTFSSLAHLLQAKSEFWHYSFFFMDYVGVAVYQYGSALGHFYYAIEPSWHERVRGFFLPAAAALAWLSCAGSCYAKFRFHPSCPLPGRLCQELPSGLAYLLDISPVVHRICTSARPDLALLYHKCQVLFFLIGAFFFSHPYPEKWFPGKCHFFGQSHQIFHVFLVLCTLAQIEAVVLDYESRREIYSSLQGDLAHDFSALFLFTVTCSVLTATYMAQRVKEKLKKEE comes from the coding sequence ATGGCAACGGTGGTGACCGAGAAGCTCAGCCGGCTCTTCATCAACGTGAAGCAGCTCCCGCAGCtgctgggcccgctggccccggccACGCTCAGCAGCTCGGAGGTGCCGCCGGTGTTCTGGAAGCCCTACATCCACGGCGGCTACCGGCCCGTGCGCCAGACCTGGCGCTACTACTTCTCCACACTCTTCCAGCAGCACAACGAGGCCATCAACGTCTGGTCACACCTGGCGGccgccctggtcctgctgctgcgCTTCCAGCGCCTCTGGCAGCGCGTGGACTTCGGGCAGGACGAGCACGCGCGGCCCCTGCTCATCATCCTGGCCGCCTCCATCACCTACCTGACGTTCAGCAGCCTCGCCCACCTGCTGCAGGCCAAGTCCGAGTTCTGGCACTACAGCTTCTTCTTCATGGACTACGTGGGGGTGGCCGTTTACCAGTACGGCAGCGCCCTGGGCCACTTCTACTACGCCATCGAGCCCAGCTGGCACGAGCGCGTCCGCGGCTTTTTCctgccggcggcggcggcgctggcCTGGCTGTCCTGCGCCGGCTCCTGCTACGCCAAGTTCCGCTTCCACCCgtcctgcccgctgcccggccggctgtgccaggagctgcccTCGGGCCTGGCCTACCTGCTGGACATCAGCCCCGTGGTCCATCGCATCTGCACCTCGGCGCGCCCGGACCTGGCCCTGCTCTACCACAAGTGCCAGGTGCTCTTCTTCCTCATCGGGgcctttttcttctcccatcCCTACCCTGAGAAGTGGTTCCCTGGGAAGTGCCACTTCTTCGGGCAGAGCCACCAGATCTTCCACGTGTTCCTGGTGCTCTGCACGCTGGCGCAGATCGAGGCCGTGGTGCTGGACTACGAGTCCAGGAGGGAGATCTATTCCTCCCTCCAGGGGGACCTGGCTCACGACTTCTCTGCCCTGTTCCTCTTCACTGTCACCTGCTCTGTCCTCACAGCCACCTACATGGCCCAGAGGGTGAAGGAGAAGTTGAAGAAAGAAGAGTAA
- the PAQR7 gene encoding membrane progestin receptor alpha isoform X1 produces the protein MLQRLCSRRDFQERSDLCGSRARAAFPAGISLLGAGTGSDTAGAEPSPLHLGVLEGSGSPGTEVILHGEDADFGLIMATVVTEKLSRLFINVKQLPQLLGPLAPATLSSSEVPPVFWKPYIHGGYRPVRQTWRYYFSTLFQQHNEAINVWSHLAAALVLLLRFQRLWQRVDFGQDEHARPLLIILAASITYLTFSSLAHLLQAKSEFWHYSFFFMDYVGVAVYQYGSALGHFYYAIEPSWHERVRGFFLPAAAALAWLSCAGSCYAKFRFHPSCPLPGRLCQELPSGLAYLLDISPVVHRICTSARPDLALLYHKCQVLFFLIGAFFFSHPYPEKWFPGKCHFFGQSHQIFHVFLVLCTLAQIEAVVLDYESRREIYSSLQGDLAHDFSALFLFTVTCSVLTATYMAQRVKEKLKKEE, from the exons AGCCAGGGCCGCCTTTCCCGCTGGAATTTCTCTTCTGGGAGCTGGAACGGGGTCGGACACGGCCGGAGCTGAGCCCTCTCCCCTGCACCTGGGCGTCCTCGAGGGCAGCGGCAGCCCTGGCACCGAG GTAATTTTGCACGGCGAGGACGCGGATTTTGGCCTCATCATGGCAACGGTGGTGACCGAGAAGCTCAGCCGGCTCTTCATCAACGTGAAGCAGCTCCCGCAGCtgctgggcccgctggccccggccACGCTCAGCAGCTCGGAGGTGCCGCCGGTGTTCTGGAAGCCCTACATCCACGGCGGCTACCGGCCCGTGCGCCAGACCTGGCGCTACTACTTCTCCACACTCTTCCAGCAGCACAACGAGGCCATCAACGTCTGGTCACACCTGGCGGccgccctggtcctgctgctgcgCTTCCAGCGCCTCTGGCAGCGCGTGGACTTCGGGCAGGACGAGCACGCGCGGCCCCTGCTCATCATCCTGGCCGCCTCCATCACCTACCTGACGTTCAGCAGCCTCGCCCACCTGCTGCAGGCCAAGTCCGAGTTCTGGCACTACAGCTTCTTCTTCATGGACTACGTGGGGGTGGCCGTTTACCAGTACGGCAGCGCCCTGGGCCACTTCTACTACGCCATCGAGCCCAGCTGGCACGAGCGCGTCCGCGGCTTTTTCctgccggcggcggcggcgctggcCTGGCTGTCCTGCGCCGGCTCCTGCTACGCCAAGTTCCGCTTCCACCCgtcctgcccgctgcccggccggctgtgccaggagctgcccTCGGGCCTGGCCTACCTGCTGGACATCAGCCCCGTGGTCCATCGCATCTGCACCTCGGCGCGCCCGGACCTGGCCCTGCTCTACCACAAGTGCCAGGTGCTCTTCTTCCTCATCGGGgcctttttcttctcccatcCCTACCCTGAGAAGTGGTTCCCTGGGAAGTGCCACTTCTTCGGGCAGAGCCACCAGATCTTCCACGTGTTCCTGGTGCTCTGCACGCTGGCGCAGATCGAGGCCGTGGTGCTGGACTACGAGTCCAGGAGGGAGATCTATTCCTCCCTCCAGGGGGACCTGGCTCACGACTTCTCTGCCCTGTTCCTCTTCACTGTCACCTGCTCTGTCCTCACAGCCACCTACATGGCCCAGAGGGTGAAGGAGAAGTTGAAGAAAGAAGAGTAA
- the MTFR1L gene encoding mitochondrial fission regulator 1-like isoform X2, which yields MAAEGPRTALGAGPSCAAAPQTIPIWQNKPHGSARSVVRMIGSNLPLKPCPRATFEVLPSVSDLYLNDVPPVPTLADIVWIAADDEETYARVRSDTRPLKHKWKPSPFTVIQRNASVPNLRKQEEKLLALKKPGLPALSRTTELQDELSHLRSQIAKIVAAESASAQMTPDLLSPGSSNASSPVHCFGPSFQSTTSFVISDITEEEAELESPELPSVSVLCSAASESCRPEPKDPDDDDSVSLSKASSFADMMGILKDIHRMKQSKDLNRPSMKEEDPAVLIAEVLRRKFALKDEDLALKEK from the exons ATGGCGGCGGAGGGGCCGCGCACGGCGCTGGGAGCGGGGCCGAGCTgcgccgccgccccgcag ACCATCCCCATCTGGCAGAACAAGCCCCATGGCTCAGCTCGCAGCGTGGTCAGGATGATCGGCTCCAACCTCCCTCTGAAACCCTGTCCCAGGGCCACCTTCGAG GTTCTGCCAAGTGTCTCAGATCTGTATTTGAATGAtgtgccccccgtgcccaccTTGGCTGACATCGTGTGGATCGCAGCGGATGATGAGGAGACCTACGCCAGGGTCAG AAGTGACACTCGCCCGCTGAAGCACAAGTGGAAGCCAAGTCCCTTCACAGTGATCCAGAGAAACGCCTCAGTGCCCAACctgaggaagcaggaggagaagctgCTGGCCCTGAAGAAGCCTGGCTTGCCAGCCCTGAGCCGAACCACAGAGCTCCAGGACGAGCTGAGTCACCTCCGGAGCCAGATCGCAAAGATCGTGGCTGCAGAGTCAG CCTCTGCCCAGATGACCCCAGATCTGTTATCTCCAGGAAGCTCAAATGCCTCTTCTCCTGTACATTGTTTTGGACCCTCTTTCCAGTCCACCACGTCCTTTGTGATCAGCGACATCACGGAGGAGGAGGCCGAGCTGGAGAGCCCCGAGCTGCCCTCGGTGTCCGTGCTCTGCTCCGCCGCCTCCGAGAGCTGCCGGCCGGAGCCGAAGGACCCCGACGACGACGACTCCGTGTCCCTTTCCAAGGCCAGCAGCTTTGCTGACATGATGGGAATTCTCAAAGACATTCATAGgatgaagcagagcaaggacTT GAACCGCCCGTCCATGAAGGAGGAGGACCCGGCCGTGCTCATCGCAGAGGTCCTGAGAAGGAAATTTGCCCTGAAGGATGAAGACCTGGCCCTGAAGGAGAAGTGA
- the AUNIP gene encoding aurora kinase A- and ninein-interacting protein: MRRRRGGGAAPAEACGVWLDTAELKRGPARPPSAKLKAPTRVPERKRTPVLLPQPGTKQTTIPTFFSSHTDERDKENSRPTPCTPNKDCKDTGVPLAACPVKILALPQLEGARAEPSGAEQGVQSTSRAWQTPLEPPELQMESESQSKASCGAGRDSWCCSFSQGSEHDGIVAHRNKPRLFPGETASGSRKPQHWSRVNSGMGFAGTENTNPAPGAAPRGVCSSPRSPAGAQPLKERGQNTAGAQGGSCRELFSQDSQGNRVIAHRDRGSSSPRQSQPRGLQLELGSEALFTQDSEGNRVIKHW; this comes from the exons ATGAGGCGCCggcgcgggggcggcgcggccccggccgAGGCCTGCGGGGTGTGGCTGGACACGGCCGAGTTGAAGCGAGGCCCGGCGCGG CCCCCCAGCGCCAAGCTCAAAGCACCCACCCGAGTTCCCGAGAGGAAACGCACCCCGGTGCTGCTCCCACAGCCTGGCACCAAGCAAACCACCATCCCCACCTTCTTCAGCTCCCACACAG ATGAAAGAGACAAAGAAAACTCCAGGCCGACTCCCTGCACCCCAAATAAAGACTGTAAGGACACAGGGGTTCCTCTGGCTGCCTGCCCTGTGAAGATCCTGGCCTTGCCACAGCTGGAGGGAGCCCGGGCAGAGCCCTCTGGAGCCGAGCAGGGGGTGCAGAGCACATCCCGAGCATGGCAAACACCTCTGGAACCCCCAGAGCTCCAAATGGAGTCTGAGAGCCAGAGCAAAGcctcctgtggggctgggagggattcctggtgctgcagcttctcccagGGCTCGGAGCACGACGGGATCGTCGCTCACAGGAACAAACCCCGGTTATTTCCTGGAGAAACGGCCTCAGGGAGCAGGAAACCACAGCACTGGAGCAGAGTTAATTCTGGGATGGGTTTTGCTGGGACTGAGAACACCAATCctgccccaggggctgctcccagagggGTTTGTTCCTCTCCCCGGAGCCCGGCGGGAGCTCAGCCCCTCAAAGAGAGGGGCCAGAACACGGCGGGGGCCCAGGGGGGTTCCTGCAGGGAGCTCTTCTCCCAGGACTCCCAAGGGAACAGGGTCATTGCTcacagggacaggggcagctccagcccgaggcagagccagccccgggggctgcagctggagctgggctctgAGGCCCTGTTCACGCAGGACTCGGAAGGGAACAGGGTCATTAAACACTGGTGA